From Chelatococcus sp. YT9, a single genomic window includes:
- a CDS encoding succinylglutamate desuccinylase/aspartoacylase family protein, whose product MGTSTESRIRCDIDLDATGRQAGYLRAPLSRNTSGWGTVEIPIVSVKNGSGPTVLFTGGVHGDEYEGQIAVSRLARSLDPSTIQGRVIMIPALNMPAVMNDTRLSPVDNRDMNRCFPGNPRGTFSEMLAHFVDAIILPHVDISVDLHTAGHSGDSALSTNMHYVKDGALRDRTMAAASAFGAPYNVVFWGVDEGATLTSSVERRGILSLGTELGGWGRVNVEGVRIADRALTNILKHFELMDGQPDTRQRDGSPRTRHMMVRDAAGYSFAPANGLFEPRHVVGDVCKAGELAGLLHFVEDVDRAPIEVRYKLDGVLWMSAGPGRVQRGDAVAVLMEDYDEARAAA is encoded by the coding sequence GTGGGGACGTCCACTGAAAGCCGCATTCGATGTGACATTGATCTCGACGCAACGGGCAGACAAGCGGGTTACCTGAGGGCGCCGCTTTCGCGGAACACCTCCGGATGGGGCACTGTCGAAATTCCGATCGTATCCGTCAAGAATGGCTCTGGACCGACCGTGCTGTTCACGGGCGGCGTGCACGGGGATGAATACGAAGGCCAGATTGCCGTATCCCGACTGGCGCGCTCACTCGATCCCAGCACTATTCAGGGGCGCGTCATCATGATTCCGGCCCTCAATATGCCGGCCGTAATGAATGATACGCGCTTATCACCTGTGGATAACCGTGACATGAACCGGTGCTTCCCCGGTAATCCGCGTGGAACATTCTCAGAGATGCTGGCGCATTTCGTGGATGCGATCATCCTACCACATGTCGATATTTCCGTTGACTTGCATACCGCTGGTCATTCGGGCGATTCCGCCTTGTCCACCAACATGCACTACGTTAAAGATGGAGCGCTCCGCGACCGCACCATGGCGGCGGCATCGGCTTTTGGCGCTCCTTACAACGTCGTGTTCTGGGGTGTCGACGAAGGCGCGACCCTCACCTCATCAGTGGAGCGGCGCGGCATCCTATCCCTCGGCACGGAGCTCGGTGGCTGGGGACGCGTGAATGTCGAGGGCGTCCGCATCGCCGATCGCGCACTCACCAATATCCTCAAACATTTCGAACTTATGGATGGTCAACCGGATACCCGCCAGCGCGATGGCTCGCCGCGCACCCGCCACATGATGGTTCGTGACGCGGCCGGCTACAGCTTTGCCCCGGCAAACGGGCTGTTCGAGCCGCGGCATGTCGTGGGCGATGTCTGCAAGGCGGGCGAGCTCGCCGGCCTCCTACACTTCGTAGAAGATGTCGATCGGGCGCCCATCGAGGTCCGTTATAAACTCGATGGGGTCTTGTGGATGTCGGCGGGGCCGGGCCGCGTACAGCGGGGTGATGCGGTGGCGGTCCTTATGGAGGATTACGACGAAGCCCGCGCAGCAGCTTGA
- a CDS encoding GntR family transcriptional regulator: MRPADTANADWQRLQPQTLVDLAIEAIIAGASAGLILPGDRIVEAELARKLGVSRVPVREALRLLESQGVVVNEPYKGIRLRPVTNERVSDLIEARIALEASATARAVSGGRNRGAHLDLLRSAVGEMELMAARGDAYGVAVADTRFHRALCLLGGNSVTLDLWETLARQFTIIFGLATFGKPMFGVVEEHQELLAIFEAGDIAAISATLDDHITVMNHAMDYEAIIARRRAEREEQ, from the coding sequence ATGCGGCCGGCCGACACGGCCAATGCGGATTGGCAGCGGCTTCAGCCGCAAACCCTTGTCGATCTCGCTATCGAGGCGATCATTGCTGGAGCGTCCGCCGGCCTCATCCTGCCGGGCGATCGCATCGTGGAGGCCGAACTCGCGCGCAAGCTCGGGGTCAGCCGGGTGCCCGTGCGGGAAGCGCTGCGGCTCCTCGAAAGCCAGGGCGTTGTCGTCAACGAGCCATACAAGGGCATTCGCCTGCGTCCCGTGACCAACGAACGCGTGTCGGATCTCATCGAGGCACGCATCGCGCTGGAGGCCAGCGCAACCGCCCGCGCGGTGTCGGGCGGGCGCAATCGCGGGGCTCATCTTGATTTGCTGCGCAGCGCGGTCGGCGAGATGGAGTTGATGGCCGCGCGCGGCGACGCCTATGGCGTCGCGGTTGCCGACACCAGGTTTCATCGAGCGCTCTGTCTGCTGGGCGGCAACAGCGTGACGCTCGACCTTTGGGAAACGCTGGCCCGCCAGTTCACGATCATCTTCGGCCTCGCCACTTTCGGCAAGCCTATGTTCGGGGTCGTCGAGGAACATCAGGAGCTGCTCGCGATCTTCGAAGCCGGGGATATCGCGGCGATCAGCGCGACACTGGACGACCATATCACCGTGATGAACCACGCCATGGATTATGAGGCGATCATCGCTCGCCGGCGTGCCGAGAGGGAAGAACAGTGA
- a CDS encoding mandelate racemase/muconate lactonizing enzyme family protein, with the protein MPVPSTSVARPAALPPFRITRIEAAPLFGESPKGGWSAEIRPDDSIHAIIAVHTDQGVTGYGSSFTDGRLVQAGLKVLEPLFLGEDALSPEFVSEKLHQNTFWMGRGGTLTHTISGIDIALWDILGQATGLSVGRLLGGSYRRRVQPYCSLLMEEPGAMRDVIATYREKGFTAFKIGWGPFGRALDTRLDEAIVRAAREAAGDKAKLFVDAGASDAQWPHGFKWAKRTAEMLAQFDVGWFEEPVRPDAIDDYWELRRCSPVPIAGCEVITRRQAFIPWLTRGAVDIVQPDVTKVGGISEQRRIAWMADDFGVKYIGHGWNTALGLAADLQMASAFPSADLVEFIGGSPYVDGILAEPFVLDAEGWLTIPDLPGLGVTIDREKLSRYTPDVGPLFA; encoded by the coding sequence ATGCCCGTGCCTTCCACATCCGTAGCACGCCCCGCGGCCCTGCCGCCTTTCCGGATCACCCGCATAGAAGCCGCTCCATTGTTCGGCGAAAGCCCGAAGGGCGGCTGGTCGGCCGAGATCCGGCCGGACGACTCGATCCACGCGATCATTGCGGTCCATACCGACCAGGGCGTGACGGGCTATGGCAGTTCGTTCACGGATGGCCGGCTTGTGCAGGCGGGCCTCAAGGTGCTGGAACCGCTGTTCCTTGGCGAGGATGCGCTCTCCCCAGAATTCGTCAGCGAGAAGCTGCATCAGAATACATTCTGGATGGGCCGCGGCGGCACGCTGACCCACACCATTAGCGGCATCGACATCGCGCTGTGGGACATCCTTGGCCAGGCGACAGGCCTCAGCGTTGGCCGCCTTCTCGGCGGCAGCTACCGGCGGCGCGTGCAGCCCTATTGCTCGCTGCTGATGGAAGAGCCTGGGGCGATGCGCGATGTCATCGCCACCTACCGCGAGAAGGGCTTCACGGCCTTCAAGATCGGCTGGGGACCCTTCGGTCGCGCCCTCGATACACGTCTGGACGAAGCGATCGTGCGGGCTGCGCGCGAGGCAGCGGGCGACAAGGCCAAGCTTTTCGTAGACGCTGGCGCCAGCGATGCGCAATGGCCGCACGGCTTCAAATGGGCGAAGCGGACGGCAGAGATGTTGGCGCAGTTTGACGTGGGCTGGTTTGAGGAGCCCGTGCGGCCGGATGCGATCGATGACTATTGGGAGCTGCGCCGGTGCTCCCCGGTGCCAATCGCCGGTTGCGAGGTCATCACGCGGCGCCAAGCCTTCATACCCTGGCTCACGCGCGGCGCCGTCGACATCGTGCAGCCTGATGTCACCAAGGTCGGCGGCATTTCCGAGCAGCGCCGTATCGCCTGGATGGCGGACGATTTCGGCGTCAAATACATCGGCCATGGCTGGAACACCGCGCTTGGCCTTGCCGCGGACCTGCAGATGGCATCGGCGTTCCCCAGCGCCGATCTCGTCGAATTCATCGGTGGCAGCCCCTATGTGGATGGCATCCTCGCGGAACCTTTCGTCCTCGATGCGGAGGGCTGGTTGACGATCCCGGATCTACCCGGCCTCGGGGTCACCATCGATCGCGAGAAGCTCAGCCGCTATACGCCGGACGTGGGGCCATTGTTCGCCTGA
- a CDS encoding DUF4214 domain-containing protein — MATSDGGVIDLTTPAGILAVEQVARLYNVYVGRDPDAAGLSFWMDLYNDGVSINDISNAFFESPEFQQQHPGVDTDNTVFLTALYQNTFGRAPDQAGLDFWLSAMQSGMPASQVGVAFASSSEAASVSAALGTMTLSDINADRIPDLVVGSAAGPLSYVTVFDGNNGAVLQTWLPFGADNVDGVEVASGDVDGDGFDDIVAVSPSANGGGQVQVLFGGADYAYTGSAYGAPNLTFTSFAAFSGTYGGGMMVAVRDLNGDGRAEILLTQTDPTSGETSPVQLLQLDAGRNGGPTDVTPSGLLGDWYVAGHGLSAAMGDTDGNGFGEIILGDLSGADLAVVTVNPEDLSVVGTRLLQPYGSEFTGGVVATAISAQQTIIQYPDGLSSSTLEEWALPNIGPTDALLRGAGVPGALIVHANDLNANPLEILADGSTRAIPWDGTSLPVFAGGGVLFPQPPAGSGANPILPGGSASPILITGGFGGTEVSLMRYDNTSGAWVTVDNSSNVVDGETAWTNPWGPGAVEQSSSTRTKYGLVQVDQVSYHSPYVVSFGSVSADELASLTSDFQSHFQGAITATEAWNEKFITSPTADVNSWGPLPPGASNPDAMPSDLFTPSFTLPEGATESVQELFQARVMASALMNYGIAYEHHHAPTWYAYEPGSDEGMLPQVAWGASVSGFHTQGMDCTDFTSWYYNFAFGFWINSDTQIQANQLTVDVGWLGKTLTAERVAVATDIYGADGQATDAEIQAYLEATLQPGDILYISPTPVNGDPSHATPGQASHAITWMGDYAQLAGGGGNFVIDSTGSESYDSNGQYYPNGVEIRQFDAETWYFKNIVGVTRWLTAENVDTLADGLGFSV, encoded by the coding sequence ATGGCGACTTCAGATGGTGGCGTGATAGATTTGACAACGCCCGCGGGTATTCTCGCGGTCGAACAGGTGGCTCGACTCTACAATGTGTATGTCGGGCGCGATCCGGATGCGGCCGGGCTTTCATTCTGGATGGATCTGTATAACGACGGAGTGTCGATCAACGACATTTCCAACGCGTTTTTCGAAAGCCCCGAATTTCAGCAGCAGCATCCGGGCGTCGATACCGACAACACAGTTTTTTTGACAGCGCTCTACCAGAATACATTCGGCCGCGCCCCCGATCAGGCCGGCCTCGACTTCTGGCTCAGCGCGATGCAGTCAGGCATGCCTGCGTCGCAGGTGGGCGTCGCCTTCGCCTCTTCCTCGGAAGCTGCGAGCGTGTCGGCCGCCCTTGGCACGATGACGCTGAGCGACATCAATGCCGATCGCATTCCCGATCTTGTTGTCGGTTCGGCAGCCGGTCCTCTCTCCTACGTCACGGTCTTTGACGGCAACAACGGCGCCGTGCTCCAGACGTGGCTGCCGTTCGGCGCCGATAACGTCGATGGTGTGGAAGTGGCCAGCGGCGATGTTGATGGTGACGGCTTCGATGATATTGTTGCTGTTTCACCCAGCGCGAACGGCGGCGGCCAGGTTCAAGTGCTGTTCGGTGGGGCCGATTATGCCTACACGGGATCGGCATATGGCGCGCCCAACCTGACTTTCACATCTTTTGCCGCGTTCTCGGGCACATATGGCGGTGGCATGATGGTCGCCGTGCGCGATCTCAATGGCGATGGTCGCGCCGAGATCCTCCTCACACAGACAGATCCGACTTCGGGCGAGACGTCGCCGGTTCAACTCCTCCAGCTCGACGCGGGCCGCAACGGCGGCCCGACCGACGTGACACCGAGCGGTCTCCTCGGCGATTGGTACGTGGCCGGTCATGGATTGTCCGCCGCCATGGGTGACACCGATGGTAACGGATTCGGCGAGATCATTCTGGGGGATCTTTCCGGCGCCGATCTCGCGGTCGTCACCGTCAATCCCGAGGATCTCTCCGTCGTGGGCACACGCCTGCTCCAGCCTTACGGCAGCGAATTCACAGGCGGCGTCGTTGCGACCGCGATCAGTGCGCAGCAGACGATCATCCAGTATCCGGACGGGCTTAGCTCTTCCACGCTCGAAGAGTGGGCTCTGCCGAACATTGGGCCGACGGACGCCCTTCTCCGCGGAGCCGGTGTACCGGGCGCGCTCATCGTCCACGCCAATGATCTCAATGCCAATCCACTCGAGATCCTGGCAGACGGCAGCACCCGCGCCATTCCGTGGGATGGGACGAGCCTTCCGGTCTTCGCTGGGGGCGGCGTGTTGTTCCCGCAGCCTCCTGCCGGCTCCGGCGCCAACCCGATCCTTCCCGGCGGGTCGGCGTCACCCATCCTCATCACCGGCGGTTTCGGCGGGACCGAGGTTTCACTCATGCGCTACGACAACACGAGTGGCGCCTGGGTCACCGTCGATAATTCGAGCAACGTGGTCGATGGGGAAACGGCCTGGACGAATCCATGGGGACCAGGCGCTGTCGAACAGTCATCCTCGACGCGTACCAAATACGGCCTCGTCCAGGTTGACCAGGTCTCTTACCATTCCCCCTATGTGGTGAGTTTCGGGTCAGTATCGGCCGACGAACTCGCTTCGCTGACGTCCGATTTCCAGTCTCACTTCCAGGGTGCCATCACGGCAACCGAGGCCTGGAACGAGAAATTCATCACGAGCCCCACTGCTGACGTCAACTCCTGGGGACCGCTGCCTCCGGGCGCATCGAACCCGGACGCCATGCCTTCGGATCTGTTCACGCCGAGCTTCACCTTGCCGGAAGGGGCGACGGAATCGGTCCAGGAACTGTTCCAGGCCCGCGTGATGGCGTCTGCATTGATGAACTACGGCATCGCCTATGAGCATCACCACGCTCCCACCTGGTATGCGTATGAGCCGGGATCGGATGAGGGGATGCTGCCGCAGGTGGCCTGGGGCGCAAGTGTATCCGGCTTCCACACCCAGGGCATGGACTGCACCGACTTCACGAGCTGGTACTACAACTTTGCGTTCGGTTTCTGGATCAACTCGGATACCCAGATCCAGGCCAACCAACTCACCGTCGATGTGGGCTGGCTCGGCAAGACGCTGACCGCCGAACGCGTGGCAGTGGCCACGGATATCTATGGTGCGGACGGACAGGCCACCGATGCCGAGATCCAGGCCTATCTAGAGGCCACGCTGCAGCCAGGCGACATCCTCTATATCTCGCCGACCCCTGTGAATGGTGATCCGAGCCATGCGACGCCTGGCCAGGCGAGTCATGCGATCACCTGGATGGGCGACTACGCGCAGCTCGCCGGCGGCGGCGGCAATTTCGTGATCGATTCCACGGGCAGCGAGTCATACGACAGCAACGGTCAGTACTACCCCAACGGCGTCGAAATCCGGCAGTTCGACGCCGAGACCTGGTACTTCAAGAACATCGTTGGTGTCACCCGCTGGTTGACTGCGGAGAACGTCGACACACTTGCCGACGGCCTCGGTTTCTCAGTCTGA